One segment of Bacteroides caecimuris DNA contains the following:
- a CDS encoding glycosyltransferase family 4 protein, with product MKEQKIIMEKQMENKKKVLIDLTNYGSIAVGFGQIAVNYAALFASLPIDDIHFIYLMRKRSVQDFGENVTCIPVRRINKLFPFTLPKVDVWHAVNQQRKLARVAKGTKFIFTIHDFNFLKEKKPWKVKLYLRRMQHKIDKAAVVTAISHYTADIVRQHVNMRGKEIRVIYNGVERIDTLEGARPAFATGRPFFFTIGQIRKKKNFHLLLDVMQSFPEYDLYICGDTTCGHGVYSEELRTLIREKQLSNVYLAGVVTQPEKVWLYRNCDAFLFPSEGEGFGLPVIEAMQFGKAVFAASRTSLPEVCGGHAFMWDQLDTDSMVRSIQEHLPDFYKNEERINNMKEYAYSFSYEKHIQAYLDLYRELAQLS from the coding sequence ATGAAAGAACAGAAGATAATCATGGAAAAACAGATGGAAAATAAGAAAAAAGTGTTGATTGATCTTACGAATTACGGTAGTATTGCAGTAGGCTTTGGGCAGATAGCGGTTAATTATGCCGCTCTTTTTGCTTCTTTGCCTATAGATGATATACATTTTATCTATTTGATGCGTAAGAGAAGTGTGCAAGATTTCGGAGAGAATGTGACTTGTATACCTGTTCGTCGGATTAATAAGCTTTTTCCGTTTACATTACCTAAAGTAGATGTCTGGCATGCGGTGAATCAACAAAGAAAACTTGCGCGTGTTGCCAAAGGGACAAAGTTTATATTTACTATTCATGATTTCAACTTTTTGAAAGAAAAGAAGCCTTGGAAAGTAAAGTTGTACCTTCGCCGGATGCAGCATAAAATAGATAAAGCAGCGGTGGTAACTGCTATTTCTCATTATACAGCAGACATTGTCCGTCAACATGTTAACATGCGGGGAAAAGAGATTCGTGTTATCTATAATGGAGTGGAACGTATCGATACTCTGGAAGGAGCCCGTCCAGCCTTTGCTACCGGACGTCCTTTCTTTTTTACTATCGGACAAATCCGTAAAAAGAAGAATTTTCATCTCCTTCTCGATGTGATGCAGTCTTTTCCAGAATACGATTTATATATTTGTGGAGATACTACTTGCGGACATGGTGTTTATTCAGAGGAGCTTCGTACTTTGATTCGTGAAAAGCAACTTTCCAATGTTTATCTTGCAGGCGTAGTGACGCAACCGGAAAAAGTCTGGCTGTATCGAAATTGTGACGCATTTCTGTTTCCGAGTGAAGGTGAAGGTTTTGGCTTACCTGTTATTGAAGCCATGCAATTCGGTAAAGCTGTTTTTGCCGCTAGTCGGACTAGCTTGCCGGAAGTTTGCGGTGGACATGCTTTTATGTGGGATCAACTTGATACAGACTCTATGGTGCGGAGTATTCAAGAACATTTGCCGGATTTCTACAAAAATGAAGAACGCATAAATAACATGAAAGAGTATGCTTATTCATTCAGTTATGAGAAACATATACAGGCTTATTTGGATTTGTATCGTGAATTAGCTCAATTGTCTTAA
- a CDS encoding glycosyltransferase family 9 protein: MKTIKRILIIRFRQIGDSILAVALCSTLKKSFPDAEIHFVLNKNIAPLYEGHPDIDKVITFDKNENKPFTAYIKKIWQVTHQNKYDVIIDMRSTIRTLFFSLFSLNTPFRIGRIKGYTRFLLNYRTDTYSNCLTTDMVERNLLLAAPLEKIKPIQYTKEFRLYLTDQEKEDFRHYMKKEGIDFTRPVFLIGVTTKLLHKKWNTEFMITTLKRILEEYKDIQMIFNYAPGYEEEDARNIYKELGCPERIKIDIQASSLRQLAALCANCSFYFGNEGGARHIAQALEIPSFAIYSPSASKSMWLPANSVLARGISPDDILPPEQQVTLTYEERFALITPEKVYDQLTSTLRQLS, translated from the coding sequence ATGAAAACAATCAAAAGAATTCTGATTATTCGATTTAGACAAATAGGGGACTCTATTTTAGCTGTTGCATTGTGCAGTACGCTGAAAAAAAGTTTTCCTGATGCAGAAATACACTTTGTGCTGAATAAAAATATAGCCCCTCTCTATGAAGGGCATCCGGATATAGATAAAGTTATTACTTTTGACAAGAACGAGAATAAGCCATTCACCGCTTATATAAAAAAAATATGGCAAGTGACACACCAAAACAAATACGATGTCATCATTGATATGCGCTCTACAATCCGGACTCTCTTCTTCTCTCTTTTCTCATTAAATACCCCTTTCCGGATAGGACGAATCAAGGGATACACACGTTTCCTGTTAAATTATCGGACAGATACTTACAGTAACTGCCTGACAACGGATATGGTAGAACGCAACTTATTGCTTGCAGCGCCATTAGAGAAAATCAAGCCTATTCAATATACAAAAGAATTCAGGTTATACCTCACTGATCAGGAGAAAGAAGACTTTCGACATTATATGAAAAAGGAGGGGATAGATTTTACGCGTCCCGTATTCCTAATAGGAGTCACCACTAAGCTCCTCCATAAAAAATGGAATACGGAGTTTATGATAACCACTCTTAAAAGGATATTGGAAGAATACAAGGACATACAAATGATCTTCAACTATGCACCGGGGTATGAAGAAGAAGATGCAAGAAATATCTACAAGGAATTGGGATGTCCGGAACGTATCAAGATCGACATACAAGCTTCCTCATTACGACAACTGGCAGCACTTTGCGCCAACTGCTCGTTTTATTTCGGAAACGAAGGAGGAGCTCGGCACATTGCGCAAGCCCTTGAAATTCCTTCATTCGCCATTTATTCGCCAAGTGCTTCTAAATCAATGTGGCTACCTGCAAATTCCGTACTTGCCCGAGGTATTAGTCCCGACGATATTCTTCCACCGGAACAACAAGTAACATTAACTTATGAAGAACGTTTTGCATTAATTACCCCAGAAAAGGTATACGATCAATTAACTTCGACATTAAGACAATTGAGCTAA